In Triticum urartu cultivar G1812 chromosome 6, Tu2.1, whole genome shotgun sequence, the following proteins share a genomic window:
- the LOC125516119 gene encoding uncharacterized protein LOC125516119, which produces MTSSYQPPATTNLEAPAPVPKVKAAAVVTRNPRSPSGPPSPEMEATAEALTREEVLRRRRRRAARLLAAYRRLYWAMAEEVRARHRQYVWELGCSPFEAEQPAAGPEAKPGLAAVPRRKKCGVTGCKVRAMAMAKYCHYHILSDPNQVLYKGCGHIMIKSGAQIGKSTHNTPILKASVPSLCNVHLQRSQKNISQAYKIVGFNPPPTGQISPDFSVLVAECVRQIQATRRESRSATAGKK; this is translated from the coding sequence ATGACCTCCTCCTACCAGCCGCCCGCCACGACGAACCTGGAGGCGCCGGCGCCGGTACCCAAGGTGAAGGCAGCAGCGGTGGTGACGCGAAACCCTCGCTCCCCCAGCGGCCCGCCGTCGCCAGAGATGGAGGCCACGGCGGAGGCGCTCACGCGGGAGGAGGTGCTGCGCCGGAGGCGGCGCCGCGCCGCTCGGCTCCTTGCCGCGTACCGCCGGCTGTACTGGGCCATGGCAGAGGAGGTGCGCGCCCGGCACCGGCAGTACGTTTGGGAGCTCGGCTGCAGCCCGTTCGAGGCCGAGCAGCCGGCCGCTGGCCCGGAGGCGAAGCCTGGGCTGGCGGCGGTGCCGAGGAGGAAGAAGTGCGGGGTGACGGGGTGCAAGGTGCGGGCGATGGCCATGGCCAAGTACTGCCACTACCACATCCTCTCCGATCCCAATCAGGTACTCTACAAGGGCTGCGGCCACATCATGATCAAGAGTGGTGCCCAGATTGGGAAAAGTACTCACAACACGCCCATCCTGAAAGCATCAGTTCCCTCCCTCTGCAATGTTCACTTGCAAAGATCTCAGAAGAATATATCACAAGCTTACAAGATAGTTGGCTTTAATCCACCTCCCACCGGTCAAATCTCCCCAGATTTCAGTGTCTTGGTTGCCGAATGTGTCCGTCAGATCCAGGCTACAAGGAGAGAGTCCCGAAGTGCCACGGCAGGGAAGAAATAG